A window of the Bradyrhizobium diazoefficiens genome harbors these coding sequences:
- a CDS encoding glycosyltransferase, with product MRPLRLAVMLEQALEVGGGFQQPLNDLLWLRDWAAKSGNEIVVYSPYPKTLEILKQFGVAAHLRKFGALDYAFLFLKYCGPFDLVQIALKLKSPFERALIRDGVDVVHFTSTSKRHLLLHQLPFIITIFDGCHRDAPEFPEVRTFGEFERREILFRLASTKAVAVIVNASELIDDLCRRYAMERDRAICIPFSPSTYISRSAPDAAADAAVLAKYRIEPGYLFYPAQFWPHKNHITLLAALALLRERGVTERLVLCGSNRSGRDKIDLAIRTYGLSDQISIIGFVESAELGALYRGASALVMPTYFGPTNLPPLEAWAVGTPVIYPEAFKAQAGDAAILFDYDDPRSLADAIISLRAEGTRGRLSAAGHLRLAQFAEETKAGHQEFGRHLERLKHRLALTAR from the coding sequence GTGAGGCCGCTGCGGCTCGCCGTCATGCTGGAACAGGCGCTCGAGGTCGGCGGCGGCTTCCAGCAGCCGCTCAATGACCTGCTCTGGCTGCGCGACTGGGCGGCCAAGTCCGGCAACGAGATCGTGGTTTACTCGCCCTATCCGAAGACGCTGGAGATCCTGAAGCAGTTCGGCGTCGCGGCCCACCTGCGCAAGTTCGGCGCGCTCGACTATGCTTTCCTGTTCCTGAAATATTGTGGGCCGTTCGATCTCGTCCAGATTGCGCTGAAGCTGAAATCACCGTTCGAGCGCGCTTTGATCCGCGACGGCGTCGACGTCGTGCATTTCACCTCGACCTCGAAACGGCACCTGCTGCTTCATCAGCTACCTTTCATCATCACGATCTTCGACGGCTGCCATCGCGATGCGCCGGAGTTTCCGGAAGTGCGCACCTTCGGCGAATTCGAGCGCCGCGAGATCCTGTTTCGCCTGGCCAGCACCAAGGCGGTCGCGGTGATCGTCAACGCGTCCGAGCTGATCGACGATCTCTGCCGCCGCTACGCCATGGAACGGGACCGCGCGATCTGCATCCCGTTCTCGCCATCGACCTATATCAGCAGGTCTGCGCCCGATGCCGCCGCCGATGCCGCCGTGCTGGCGAAATACCGGATCGAGCCGGGTTATCTGTTCTATCCGGCGCAGTTCTGGCCACACAAGAACCACATCACGCTGCTCGCTGCGCTCGCCCTATTGCGCGAACGTGGCGTCACCGAGCGACTGGTGCTGTGCGGCTCCAACCGCAGCGGTCGCGACAAGATCGACTTGGCGATCCGCACCTACGGATTGTCCGACCAGATCTCCATCATCGGCTTCGTCGAATCCGCCGAGCTCGGCGCGCTCTACCGCGGCGCATCGGCGCTGGTGATGCCGACCTATTTCGGCCCCACCAATCTGCCGCCGCTGGAAGCCTGGGCGGTCGGCACGCCTGTGATCTATCCCGAAGCCTTCAAGGCGCAGGCCGGCGACGCCGCGATCCTGTTCGACTATGACGACCCGCGCTCACTCGCAGACGCCATCATCAGTCTCCGCGCCGAGGGCACGCGCGGGCGCCTGAGCGCGGCCGGACATCTCCGGCTCGCGCAGTTTGCCGAGGAGACCAAGGCCGGTCACCAGGAATTCGGCCGTCATTTGGAACGGCTGAAGCACCGGCTGGCGCTGACTGCACGCTGA
- a CDS encoding CgeB family protein — protein MSLSVAMLAHGNAILFLLWCVTPRSLFELSRDTVRILILNADYPRFLSWLYRRHPGLENETYAAQMGARNASLFGVADFYSRNFAGLGHVAADIHVNNPWMRAAWAREHGLAVTDPPPPGAPAARDVVPGWLQRAVAPFKPVLRPLARKVGLSPRLDAEAENILLAQIEDFKPDLVLNQDLFHVDTRLVRRIKQICCPIMVGQVGIVPSRGEDWSVYDLLISQIAAVVDFFRQQGARSEVIHLGFEPAILDVLPPAPARSIDVSFVGAVSADHQQRVAQLEAVARRYDLKLFGSGLHTLPASSPLHRCYQGEVWGVDMYQALRASRLTLNSHIDMAGPEAGNARLFEATGIGAFLLTDFKDNLHTLFEPGREVATWRSADDCIALIDRYLNDEPARMAIAAAGQARTLSTHTFRQRVGTILQLAGHT, from the coding sequence TTGTCGCTCTCGGTCGCCATGCTCGCCCATGGCAACGCGATCCTGTTCCTGCTCTGGTGCGTGACGCCCCGCAGCCTGTTCGAACTGAGCCGTGACACCGTGCGCATCCTGATCCTTAACGCCGACTATCCGCGCTTCCTCTCCTGGCTCTACCGGCGCCATCCGGGCCTCGAGAATGAAACCTACGCGGCGCAGATGGGAGCGCGGAACGCCAGCCTGTTCGGCGTCGCCGACTTCTACTCGCGCAATTTCGCCGGCCTCGGGCATGTCGCCGCCGACATCCATGTCAACAATCCCTGGATGCGGGCGGCCTGGGCGCGCGAGCATGGCCTTGCCGTCACCGATCCGCCGCCGCCCGGCGCGCCGGCCGCGCGCGATGTCGTTCCCGGCTGGCTGCAACGCGCGGTCGCACCGTTCAAGCCGGTGCTGAGGCCACTCGCGCGCAAGGTCGGGCTTAGCCCGCGGCTCGACGCGGAAGCTGAAAATATCTTGCTGGCGCAGATCGAGGACTTCAAGCCGGACCTGGTCCTGAACCAGGATCTGTTCCACGTCGACACGCGCCTGGTGCGCCGGATTAAGCAGATCTGCTGCCCCATCATGGTCGGTCAGGTCGGAATCGTGCCCTCGCGCGGCGAAGACTGGTCGGTCTACGATCTACTGATCTCGCAGATCGCCGCGGTGGTGGATTTCTTTCGTCAACAAGGCGCCCGCTCGGAGGTCATCCATCTGGGATTCGAGCCCGCGATCCTCGACGTTCTTCCGCCTGCACCGGCGCGCAGCATAGACGTCTCGTTCGTCGGCGCCGTATCGGCCGATCACCAGCAGCGCGTGGCGCAGCTGGAAGCTGTCGCGCGGCGCTACGATCTGAAACTGTTCGGCAGCGGCCTGCATACACTGCCCGCCTCGTCGCCGCTTCACCGCTGCTATCAGGGCGAGGTGTGGGGCGTGGACATGTATCAGGCGCTGCGAGCCTCGCGCCTGACGCTCAACTCGCATATCGACATGGCCGGACCCGAAGCCGGCAATGCACGCCTGTTCGAAGCGACCGGTATCGGCGCCTTCTTGCTCACGGACTTCAAGGACAATCTTCACACGCTGTTCGAGCCCGGCCGCGAGGTAGCGACCTGGCGTTCGGCCGATGACTGTATCGCGCTGATCGATCGCTATCTCAACGATGAGCCCGCGCGCATGGCGATCGCTGCGGCCGGACAGGCACGCACGCTTTCGACCCACACATTCCGTCAGCGCGTGGGCACGATCTTGCAGCTTGCCGGCCACACGTAA
- the gspM gene encoding type II secretion system protein GspM, translating to MKSGMSSGGMASGNVVARWLSGSPLIAVTLYLAVTAALLLMAGLSIADVIAHRQALAQTSDLLDQLRGRKGAAKNAAAISAEHPGTPFLEGPTVTVAGANLLQRVAAAVGNVGGSVQSSQVDVSGAQMKDGFVGLVVSCELEQPALQKVLYDLEAGMPFLFVDQLDVQVPQATALNEASTGRVRVILGVSGQWQAGK from the coding sequence ATGAAAAGCGGCATGAGCAGCGGCGGGATGGCAAGCGGAAACGTGGTCGCGCGGTGGCTGAGCGGCTCGCCGCTGATCGCGGTCACGCTCTACCTCGCGGTGACGGCCGCCCTGTTGCTGATGGCGGGCCTGTCGATCGCCGACGTCATCGCCCACCGCCAGGCGCTGGCGCAGACCTCCGACCTGCTCGACCAGCTGCGCGGCCGCAAGGGCGCCGCCAAGAATGCCGCGGCCATCTCGGCTGAGCATCCCGGCACGCCGTTCCTGGAAGGGCCGACGGTGACGGTCGCGGGCGCCAACTTGCTGCAGCGGGTTGCGGCCGCGGTCGGCAATGTCGGCGGCTCGGTGCAGTCCTCGCAGGTCGACGTCTCCGGCGCGCAAATGAAGGACGGCTTCGTCGGCCTCGTCGTCAGCTGCGAGCTGGAGCAGCCCGCGTTGCAGAAGGTGCTCTACGATCTCGAGGCCGGCATGCCGTTCCTGTTCGTCGACCAGCTTGACGTCCAGGTGCCGCAGGCCACGGCGCTGAACGAAGCCAGTACCGGCCGCGTCAGGGTGATTTTGGGCGTCTCCGGCCAATGGCAGGCGGGGAAGTAG
- a CDS encoding PilN domain-containing protein encodes MSSLNSLRAIFDAWTGTVAGAAVAGLERMVSPRLVRLVEGETGAFALEVAKPENAPREIAFEDGKFTGANLAPIVRGCRVEIVLRPARFLFRPLELPARAADFLDGIVRAQIDRLTPWSAGDAVFGCSAPVAQGSESITTMIAAAPRRLAMGYVEAVSGFHPSAIAVLTEPAEGGRVKVFEQKSRGAIDPVRLSRTLQAVLAVAAIAAVFGSIVAGYLADSLSAQESELEQQITQRRAAIRGADGGERSPLALLERRKYDTPASVIVLESLSRLLPDHTYVTEMHLAGNKLQIAGITRDAPSLIPLIEQSQHFIRATFYAPTTRSSTDPGERFHIEAQIEPRNAP; translated from the coding sequence ATGAGTTCGCTCAATTCCCTGCGCGCGATCTTCGATGCCTGGACCGGCACGGTGGCCGGTGCTGCGGTGGCCGGACTGGAGCGCATGGTCTCGCCGCGCCTGGTGCGGCTGGTCGAAGGCGAGACCGGCGCGTTCGCGCTGGAGGTTGCGAAGCCGGAGAACGCGCCGAGGGAGATCGCGTTCGAGGACGGCAAGTTCACCGGCGCCAATCTCGCGCCAATCGTCCGCGGCTGCCGCGTCGAGATCGTGCTGCGGCCGGCGCGCTTCCTGTTCCGTCCGCTGGAGCTACCGGCGCGTGCGGCCGATTTCCTTGACGGCATCGTCCGGGCGCAGATCGATCGGCTGACGCCGTGGAGCGCGGGCGATGCCGTGTTCGGTTGCAGCGCGCCGGTCGCGCAGGGCAGCGAGAGCATCACCACGATGATCGCGGCCGCACCGCGCCGGCTGGCGATGGGCTATGTCGAGGCAGTGTCCGGTTTTCATCCGTCCGCGATCGCGGTTCTGACCGAGCCGGCCGAGGGCGGGCGCGTCAAGGTGTTCGAGCAGAAGTCGCGCGGCGCGATCGACCCGGTGCGGTTGAGCCGGACGCTGCAGGCGGTGCTGGCGGTTGCCGCGATCGCCGCCGTATTCGGTTCTATCGTCGCGGGCTATCTGGCCGACAGTTTGAGCGCGCAGGAGAGCGAGCTCGAGCAACAGATCACCCAGCGCCGTGCCGCGATCCGCGGTGCCGACGGTGGCGAGCGATCGCCGCTGGCGCTGCTGGAGCGGCGCAAATACGACACGCCGGCGAGCGTGATCGTGCTGGAATCGCTGAGCCGTCTGCTGCCCGACCACACCTATGTCACCGAGATGCATCTGGCCGGCAACAAGCTCCAGATAGCAGGCATCACCCGCGATGCGCCCTCGCTGATCCCGCTGATCGAGCAGTCCCAGCACTTCATCCGCGCGACCTTCTACGCCCCGACCACGCGCAGCTCGACCGATCCCGGCGAGCGCTTTCACATCGAGGCGCAGATCGAACCGAGGAACGCGCCATGA
- a CDS encoding class I SAM-dependent DNA methyltransferase, giving the protein MTVFADYAPWYDLLYQDKDYAAETSFVEARLRDHGVSSGKLLDLGCGTGLHALAFARNGWNVAGIDLSHEMIASAKARAAQAGLSIPFRQGNVCETGPERDYDAVVSLFHVASYQTSRDALTAMFRTAHAALKPGGLFFFDYWYGGAVLAQGVETRVKVIEQKPLRLTRIAQSEHDEQAATVTVNYTLFCEDTDRATIRRVDEAHHMRYWFPFEIDAALEASGFQPAAHAAWLTQDAPSSKNWAAYAVARKSGTP; this is encoded by the coding sequence GTGACGGTGTTCGCCGACTACGCGCCCTGGTATGACCTGCTCTATCAGGACAAGGATTACGCGGCGGAGACATCGTTCGTCGAAGCACGCCTGCGCGATCACGGCGTATCCTCCGGCAAGCTGCTCGATCTCGGCTGCGGCACCGGACTGCATGCACTCGCGTTCGCCCGCAATGGGTGGAACGTTGCCGGGATCGATCTCAGCCATGAGATGATCGCGAGCGCCAAGGCGCGCGCCGCGCAGGCCGGGCTCTCGATTCCGTTCCGGCAGGGCAACGTCTGCGAGACCGGACCGGAACGCGACTACGATGCGGTGGTGTCGCTGTTTCACGTGGCCAGCTATCAGACCAGCCGCGATGCACTGACGGCGATGTTCCGCACGGCGCATGCCGCGCTGAAGCCAGGCGGCCTGTTCTTCTTCGATTATTGGTATGGCGGCGCCGTGCTGGCGCAGGGCGTCGAGACGCGCGTCAAGGTGATCGAGCAGAAGCCGCTGCGCCTGACCCGGATTGCGCAATCCGAGCATGATGAGCAGGCCGCGACCGTCACAGTGAACTACACCCTGTTCTGCGAGGACACGGATCGCGCCACGATCCGTCGCGTCGATGAAGCGCACCACATGCGCTACTGGTTTCCGTTCGAGATCGACGCCGCACTCGAGGCGAGCGGCTTCCAGCCCGCCGCTCACGCCGCATGGCTGACGCAGGACGCGCCGAGTTCGAAGAACTGGGCGGCCTACGCGGTCGCCAGAAAGAGCGGCACGCCGTGA
- a CDS encoding DegT/DnrJ/EryC1/StrS family aminotransferase has product MSTPVTAPFIPVNTPLLDGNEADYLAECIRTGWISSEGPFIKRFEQALAEAAGRRHGIAVTNGSVALDIAVHALGLEQGSEVIIPTFTIISCAAAVVRAGLVPVGVDCDEATWNMTVEGVEAAITPRTRAIMLVHIYGLPVDLEPIMTLARKHDLKVIEDAAEMHGQTYRGAPCGSFGNVSTFSFYPNKHVTTGEGGMILTDDDALADRLQGYRNLCFQPQQRFVHEELGWNARMTNLQAALGVAQVERLPRTVELKRRIGRLYDEHLAGVDRIRRPVASTNYADNIYWVYGVVLDDSVPFDAKEAMRRLGEKGIGTRPFFWCMHEQPVLRRMGLMLDESHPNAEYIARRGFYLPSGLALTDDEIARSAQVLKEILA; this is encoded by the coding sequence GTGAGCACGCCTGTGACCGCGCCGTTCATTCCCGTCAACACGCCGCTGCTTGACGGCAACGAGGCCGACTATCTCGCCGAATGCATCCGCACCGGCTGGATCTCGTCGGAAGGACCGTTCATCAAGCGCTTCGAGCAGGCGCTGGCGGAGGCCGCCGGGCGGCGCCACGGCATCGCGGTGACCAACGGCTCGGTCGCGCTCGACATCGCCGTCCATGCGCTCGGCCTCGAGCAAGGCTCCGAAGTTATCATCCCGACCTTCACGATCATCAGCTGCGCCGCTGCCGTGGTCCGCGCGGGCCTCGTGCCCGTCGGGGTCGATTGCGATGAAGCGACCTGGAACATGACGGTCGAGGGCGTGGAGGCCGCGATCACGCCGCGCACGCGCGCGATCATGCTGGTGCACATCTACGGCCTGCCGGTCGATCTCGAACCGATCATGACGCTCGCCCGTAAGCATGATCTGAAGGTGATCGAGGACGCGGCCGAGATGCACGGTCAGACCTATCGTGGCGCGCCCTGCGGCAGCTTCGGTAACGTCTCGACATTCAGCTTCTATCCCAACAAGCATGTCACCACCGGCGAAGGCGGCATGATCCTCACCGACGACGACGCGCTCGCCGACCGGCTGCAAGGCTATCGCAATCTCTGCTTCCAGCCGCAGCAGCGTTTCGTCCACGAGGAGCTCGGCTGGAACGCGCGCATGACCAACCTCCAGGCCGCGCTCGGCGTCGCCCAGGTCGAGCGCCTGCCGCGCACGGTCGAGCTCAAGCGCCGGATCGGCCGGCTCTACGACGAGCATCTCGCCGGCGTCGACCGCATCCGCCGCCCGGTCGCCAGCACCAACTATGCCGACAACATCTACTGGGTCTACGGCGTCGTGCTGGACGACAGCGTGCCGTTCGACGCCAAGGAGGCGATGCGTCGCCTCGGCGAAAAGGGCATCGGCACGCGACCGTTCTTCTGGTGCATGCACGAGCAGCCGGTGCTGCGCCGGATGGGCTTGATGCTCGACGAATCTCATCCGAATGCGGAATACATCGCCCGTCGCGGGTTTTACCTGCCGAGCGGACTTGCCTTGACTGATGACGAGATCGCGCGCTCCGCACAGGTGCTCAAGGAGATCCTGGCGTGA